A window of the Harpia harpyja isolate bHarHar1 chromosome 25, bHarHar1 primary haplotype, whole genome shotgun sequence genome harbors these coding sequences:
- the CFB gene encoding LOW QUALITY PROTEIN: complement factor B (The sequence of the model RefSeq protein was modified relative to this genomic sequence to represent the inferred CDS: deleted 1 base in 1 codon) — translation MVPWVLTLLLLAGGARPGPAAAASGPPRPTACPPAGSRCPPGTYPHPPPRHRPGRCPTAGNETPVVCKELRCPSPLSFPQGTLSPRRPSHPPGAVLAFACDDGFVLRGPARRRCRPGGLWSGTSPVCDDGAGDCPPAPAPAGGVTTGRGRQRGAVVHVRCGAGLMLLGPAHRRCLETGRWSGPEPSCRHPYAYDLPEDVSEGFGASLTSVLELAGARPHNDSSLGRRIVLSSEGSLHVYLLLDASGSVRSENFRLFQECGAAIVDRLSSFEVAVSFAVISFASRALVIVSTAEDESADADEVLHRLENMTFTDHGNATGTNVRGALMEVYHMLLFQKARAERMGHPDSWRHVRHVVILLTDGRFNVGGHPRDVVAKIEDVLEIKPDREDYLDIYAFGVGALEVDVAELAAVASHRRDETHAFKLADAAALRQALEAALVATTLGDLCGVIVPAGASRPPWHVILRAGREQRCAGSLVGGRWVLTAAHCFLGGPAPHAWTADLGEGELVPLQRWVLHENFDVRAGVSRGIPEFYDYDVALVELEREVGTRGTPRRVCIPCTEDANRAMRKPPGMTCEEQEAELLGRPRVPAEFVSLDPQRMGVQIKRQEAWAACASGATQPGTPYAAAALGEVVTDRFLCSGQESGGPPEAATCKGESGGSLFLERRHRFIQVGVVSWGTFDPCRGGTAHGWGGPASTPGPPRTPTPRFPHQPLPRPAVAAPAPAGGPRLRPPALTPTLVVTPTPTIKLVPPPRRELPSRVSRCRLFPAGGAPPAPMAWLGAGGGGVGQVHPGAWVFWGGQSRFPPSPNIWVPYGGGGSEQGIQEFRVGPSLAAAAVNEASLPREAADGRTDGLGPTAMAGAFLALLLLLAPADGSPTAATPGPPPTLPPDPPRCDPALVPIAGGWGELVAGGEGLRYRCPPGSTPLPTGLRRCSPEGTWDPLPGGVTPRCQAVWCPAPLEFEHGWFWPRGGRHAPGSRLEFGCFGGFTLRGPHVRVCGPGGRWGGATPVCDDGAGACPAPGVPPGATKEGSGYGVEGRVRYRCGPGLQLVGSAERRCLEGGVWSGTEPRCRDPNSFDTPEDVAASFLASLAQTVEVAEANDTRGPTEKRRIRLSPGAALNIYLVLDASQSIGPEDFGDARNALRELVEKIASYGAPPHYGIVTFGTEARVVLSPMEPQAADGASVGKLLEELPFAAHAQKPGTNPHAALKAVYELLVQQERAEQLRGLQPPPVTNSTRHVLIIMTDGRVNMGGSPVPVIHQIRELLSIGRDPRNDREDFLDVYAFGVGSLVHVETLNALASHKDGEQHVFLLRGLPDLQEAFHRMIDESETMGLLRAHLRIQERQRPGEEPLARHHHRHCELGGRPEKGQERCQGSLVSPYFVLTAAHCFHVDDQAPWVTVEVGPRVQRKVARLFLHPQYDLGGRRDRGVPEFYDYDVALVQLETAVPPQPHHAVRGRGGLGQQRGCGAGGAVGERGLSPSACPAPKVPPGRCGCRRTRAPAMSTAACCSPRRTSTPFSSPPAAPRSCSDAPSTSSWGSSGVPARPTRSRPPPYANVLALEDVVTPRFLCSGGTEPYVDPNACRGDSGGPIVVTWGKRYFQVGVISWGVLDVCRQPRAPPFARDFHINVFEVLPWLRGQLQDEDLGFLP, via the exons ATGGTCCCCTGGGTGCTGACCCTCCTGCTCCTCGccgggggggcccggcccggcccggccgccgctgccagcggccccccccgccccaccgccTGTCCCCCCGCCGGGTCCCGCTGCCCCCCGGGCACCtacccccacccgcccccccgccaccgccccggcCGCTGCCCCACCGCCGGGAACGAGACCCCCGTCGTCTGCAAAG AGTTGCGGTGCCCGTCGCCGCTGTCGTTCCCGCAGGGGACgctctccccccgccgcccctcgcaCCCCCCCGGGGCCGTTCTGGCCTTCGCCTGCGACGACGGGTTCGTGCTGCGGGGCCCGGCCCGGAGGCGCTGCCGGCCCGGAGGCCTCTGGAGCGGCACCAGCCCCGTCTGCGACGACGGCG CGGGTGACtgtcccccggccccggcccccgccggggGGGTGACGACGGggcggggccggcagcggggggCGGTGGTGCACGTGCGCTGCGGGGCGGGGCTGATGCTGCTGGGCCCCGCCCACCGCCGTTGCCTGGAGACGGGCCGCTGGTCCGGCCCGGAGCCCTCCTGCCGCC ACCCCTACGCCTACGACCTCCCCGAGGACGTCAGCGAGGGCTTCGGGGCGTCTCTCACCTCCGTCCTGGAGCTGGCGGGCGCCCGCCCCCACAACG ACTCGTCCCTGGGCCGTCGCATCGTGCTGAGCAGCGAGGGGTCCCTCCACGTCTACCTGCTCCTCGACGCCTCCGGCAGCGTCCGCTCGGAGAACTTCCGCCTCTTCCAGGAGTGCGGGGCCGCCATCGTCGACAGG CTCAGCAGCTTCGAGGTGGCCGTGAGCTTTGCCGTCATCTCCTTCGCCAGCCGGGCCCTGGTCATTGTCTCCACGGCCGAGGACGAGTCGGCCGACGCCGACGAGGTTCTCCACCGCCTGGAGAACATGACCTTCACTG ACCACGGCAACGCGACGGGCACCAACGTCCGCGGGGCGCTGATGGAGGTCTACCACATGCTCCTCTTCCAGAAGGCGCGGGCGGAGCGGATGGGCCACCCCGACTCCTGGCGGCACGTCCGCCACGTCGTCATCCTGCTGACGGACG GCAGGTTCAACGTTGGGGGGCACCCCCGGGACGTGGTGGCCAAGATTGAGGACGTGCTGGAGATCAAGCCGGACCGGGAGGACTACTTGg ACATCTACGCCTTTGGGGTGGGGGCGCTGGAGGTGGACGTGGCGGAGCTGGCGGCGGTGGCCTCGCACCGGCGGGACGAGACCCACGCCTTCAAGCTGGCGGACGCGGCGGCGCTGCGGCAGGCGCTGGAGGCGGCGCTGGTGGCCACCACCCTTGGGGACCTCTGCGGCGTCATCGTCCCCGCCGGGGCCTCCCGGCCCCCCTGGCACGTCATCCTGAGG GCAGGGCGGGAGCAGCGCTGCGCGGGGTCCCTGGTGGGGGGCCGCTGGGTGCTGACGGCGGCACACTGCTTCCTGGGGGGCCCCGCGCCCCACGCCTGGACCGCCGACCTGG gggagggggagcttgtgcccctccagcgcTGGGTGCTCCACGAGAACTTCGACGTCCGTGCTGGGGTGTCCCGGGGGATCCCCGAATTTTACGATTACGACGTGGCCCTGGTGGAGCTGGAGCGGGAGGTGGGGACCCGCGGGACCCCCAG GCGCGTCTGCATCCCCTGCACCGAAGACGCCAACCGGGCGATGAGGAAACCGCCGGGGATGACCTGCGAGGAGCAAG agGCCGAGCTGCTGGGCCGGCCCCGGGTCCCGGCTGAGTTCGTGTCCCTGGACCCGCAGAGGATGGGGGTGCAGATCAAGAGACAGGAGGCG tgggccGCCTGCGCTTCGGGGGCGACGCAGCCGGGGACCCCCTACGCCGCAGCGGCGCTGGGGGAGGTGGTGACCGATCGGTTCCTCTGCTCGGGGCAGGAGAGCGGGGGCCCCCCCGAGGCCGCCACCTGCAAAG GGGAGTCCGGGGGGTCCCTGTTCCTGGAGAGGAGGCACCGCTTCATCCAG GTGGGGGTGGTGAGCTGGGGCACCTTCGACCCGTGCCGGGGGGGGACGGCGCACGGTTGGGGGGGTCCCGCTTcgacccccggccccccccggacACCGACCCCGCGATTTCCACATCAGCCTCTTCCGCGTCCAGCCGTGGCTGCGCCGGCACCTGCGGGGGGTCCTCGCCTTCGCCCCCCTGCGCTAACGCCGACCCTGGTGGTGACCCCCACCCCCACAATAAagcttgtgccccccccccgccgtgagcTTCCTTCTAGGGTGTCGCGGTGCCGCCTCTTCCCggcggggggggccccccccgcACCCATGGCTTGGCTgggtgccggcggggggggggtggggcaggTGCACCCAGGTGCCTGGGTCTTCTGGGGGGGGCAGAGcaggttccccccctccccgaacATCTGGGTCccttatggggggggggggtcggagcAGGGGATCCAGGAGTTCAGGGTGGGACCCTCGTTAGCGGCAGCTGCTGTTAATGAGGCCTCGTTGCCCCGAG AGGccgcggacggacggacggacgggctCGGACCCACGGCCATGGCGGGAGCCTTCCTCGCCCTCCTGCTCCTCTTGGCCCCCGCCGATG GCAGTCCCACGGCAGCCACCCCGGGGCCCCCCCCCACGTTGCCCCCCGACCCCCCCCGCTGCGACCCGGCGCTGGTGCCCAtcgcggggggctggggggagctggtggcggggggagaggggctgcgcTACCGTTGCCCCCCCGGcagcacccccctccccaccggcCTCCGGCGCTGCAGCCCCGAGGGGACCTGGGACCCCCTGCCAGGGGGGGTCACCCCCCGCTGCCAAG ccgtcTGGTGCCCGGCGCCGCTGGAGTTCGAGCACGGCTGGTTCTGGCCGCGGGGGGGGCGTCACGCCCCCGGCTCCCGCCTGGAGTTCGGCTGTTTCGGGGGCTTCACCCTGCGGGGACCCCACGTCCGCGTCTGCGGCCCCGGGGGGCGCTGGGGGGGGGCCACCCCCGTCTGCGACGATGGCG CGGGGgcctgcccggccccgggggtCCCACCGGGGGCCACCAAGGAGGGGTCGGGGTACGGGGTGGAGGGACGCGTCCGGTACCGCTGCGGGCCCGGGCTGCAGCTGGTGGGCTCGGCCGAGCGACGCTGCCTGGAGGGGGGCGTCTGGAGCGGCACCGAGCCCCGATGCCgcg accccaacTCCTTCGACACCCCCGAGGACGTGGCTGCCTCCTTCCTGGCCTCCCTCGCCCAGACCGTGGAGGTGGCCGAGGCCAACGACACCAGGG gccccacGGAAAAGCGTCGGATCCGCCTGAGCCCCGGAGCCGCCCTGAACATTTACCTGGTGCTGGACGCGTCCCAGAGCATCGGCCCCGAGGATTTCGGGGACGCCCGGAACGCCCTCAGGGAGCTGGTGGAGAAG ATCGCCAGCTATGGGGCG CCCCCCCACTACGGGATCGTCACCTTCGGGACGGAGGCGCGGGTGGTGCTGAGCCCCATGGAGCCGCAGGCGGCCGACGGGGCCTCGGTGGGcaagctgctggaggagctgccctTCGcag cccACGCGCAGAAGCCGGGGACGAACCCCCACGCCGCCCTCAAGGCCGTCTACGAGCTGCTGGTGCAGCAGGAGCGGGCAGAGCAGCtgcgggggctgcagcccccccccgtcACCAACAGCACCCGCCACGTCCTCATCATCATGACTGACG GCCGGGTGAACATGGGGGGGTCCCCGGTCCCCGTCATCCACCAGATCCGGGAGCTGCTGAGCATCGGCCGGGACCCCCGCAACGACCGGGAGGACTTTTTGG ACGTGTACGCGTTCGGGGTGGGGTCGCTGGTGCACGTGGAGACGCTGAACGCGCTGGCCTCgcacaaggacggggagcagcaCGTCTTCCTGCTGCGGGGGCTGCCCGACCTGCAGGAGGCCTTCCACCGCATGATCG ACGAGAGCGAGACCATGGGGCTCTTGCGGGCTCACCTACGAATTCAAGAGCGCCAGCGACCGGGAGAGGAACCCCTGGCACGTCACCATCATCGTCACTgtgagctggggggg cgCCCCGAGAAGGGCCAGGAGCGCTGCCAGGGGTCCCTGGTGTCCCCCTACTTCGTGCTGACGGCGGCTCACTGCTTCCACGTGGACGACCAGGCGCCGTGGGTCACCGTGGAAGTGG GGCCGCGGGTGCAGCGGAAGGTGGCCAGGCTCTTCCTGCACCCCCAGTACGACCTGGGGGGGCGGCGGGACCGGGGGGTCCCCGAGTTCTACGACTACGACGTGGCCCTGGTGCAGCTGGAGACCGcggtgcccccccagccccaccacgcGGTGAGGGGACGGGGGGGCCtggggcagcagcggggctgcggggcggggggggccgtgggggagAGGGGGCtct ccccctctgcctgccctgcaccgAAGGTGCCTCCCGGGCGCTGCGGCTGCCGCCGGACCAGAGCACCTGCGATGAGCACC GCCGCCTGCTGCTCCCCGAGAAGAACCTCGACGCCTTTTTCGTCTCCCCCCGCGGCCCCTCGGAGCTGCAGCGACGCCCCGTCCACCTCAAGCTGGGGGAGCAG CGGGGTCCCTGCGAGGCCGACGCGCTCCAGGCCCCCCCCCTACGCCAACGTCCTGGCGCTGGAGGACGTCGTCACCCCCCGGTTCCTCTGCTCCGGCGGCACCGAGCCCTACGTCGACCCCAACGCCTGCCGCG gTGACTCTGGGGGTCCCATTGTTGTCACTTGGGGGAAGCGCTACTTCCAG gTGGGGGTGATCAGCTGGGGGGTGCTGGACGTCtgccgccagccccgcgcccccccctTCGCCCGGGATTTCCACATCAACGTCTTCGaggtgctgccctggctgcgggGGCAGCTGCAGGACGAGGACCTGGGCTTCCTCCCGTGA
- the ZBTB12 gene encoding zinc finger and BTB domain-containing protein 12 has protein sequence MSSCAEVLRFQLPGHEAAALRSMNRLRAEERFCDVTIVARSLRFRGHRVILAACSPFLRDQFLLNPAAELRVSLAHSARVLADLLLSCYTGALEFAGRDLVNYLTAASYLQMEHVVERCRGALARFIQPPPPAGQPPLRPPPPPKPEEEEEEEEEEDAAPDVCIVKVEPAAAAAAAAVGARRRRGPRAWPQAAATAAAEGPSAPPEPPRPPPLGVVKACYSLAEDAEGEGLLIFPGGGGGGSGAAEEPGGANPPAAAASAAASAAAAASAAAAAPAAAPARCGKCGEAFQGVEKLVFHMRAQHFVFMCPRCGKQFNHSSNLNRHMNVHRGVKSHGCGVCGKSFTQKSTLHDHMNLHSGERPYRCSYCDVRFAHKPAIRRHLKEQHGKTTAENVLEASVAEINVLVR, from the coding sequence ATGTCGTCGTGCGCGGAGGTGCTGCGTTTCCAGCTGCCGGGCCACGAGGCGGCCGCGCTGCGGAGCATGAACCGGCTGCGGGCGGAGGAGCGCTTCTGCGACGTCACCATCGTGGCGCGGAGCCTGCGCTTCCGAGGCCACCGCGTCATCCTGGCCGCCTGCTCCCCCTTCCTCCGCGACCAGTTCCTCCTCAACCCGGCGGCCGAGCTCCGCGTCTCGCTGGCCCACAGCGCCCGCGTCCTGGCCgacctcctcctctcctgctaCACCGGCGCCCTCGAGTTCGCCGGCCGCGACCTCGTTAATTACCTGACGGCCGCCAGCTACCTGCAGATGGAGCACGTGGTGGAGCGCTGCCGCGGCGCCCTCGCCCGCTTCAtccagccgcccccccccgccgggcagccccccctgcgccccccgccgccccccaagcccgaggaggaggaggaggaggaggaggaggaggacgccGCGCCCGACGTCTGCATCGTCAAGgtggagccggcggcggcggcggcggcggcggcggtgggggcgcggcggcggcggggaccccGCGCGTGGCCGCAGGCGGCGGCGACGGCAGCGGCGGAGGGGCCGTCggccccccccgagcccccccggcccccgccgctgGGGGTGGTGAAGGCGTGTTACAGCCTGGCCGAGGACGCCGAAGGCGAGGGGCTCCTCATcttccccggcggcggcggcggcggcagcggggcggcggAGGAGCCGGGCGGCGCCaacccgccggcggcggcggcatcgGCGGCGGCatcggcggcggcggcagcgtcggcggcggcggcggccccggcggcggccccggcgcggtGCGGGAAGTGCGGCGAGGCCTTCCAGGGCGTGGAGAAGCTGGTGTTCCACATGCGGGCCCAGCACTTCGTCTTCATGTGCCCGCGGTGCGGGAAGCAGTTCAACCACAGCAGCAACCTCAACCGGCACATGAACGTCCACCGCGGCGTCAAGTCGCACGGCTGCGGCGTCTGCGGCAAGAGCTTCACCCAGAAGTCGACGCTGCACGACCACATGAACCTGCACAGCGGCGAGCGCCCGTACCGCTGCTCCTACTGCGACGTCCGCTTCGCCCACAAACCCGCCATCCGCCGGCACCTCAAGGAGCAGCACGGCAAGACCACCGCCGAGAACGTGCTGGAGGCCAGCGTGGCCGAGATCAACGTCCTCGTGCGCtga